The stretch of DNA GCCCGCCCCAAGACGGCTTCTTAGAGGGTATACCCATGGGGACCCGCCTGCTTCCGCCATCAGGCTCCAGCGGCACGGCCGGGGTCCGGCTATGAGCGAACGCATTACGAAAATTGACGCTACTCGGGATCGCGAATACAAAGGCAGAGCAGCACCAGCCCGACTAGCGCAGCGATGCGAAACGCCGCCTGCTGTGCGTTCCATCGCTCCGACTGCCACATCAAGAACCATTCCCCACCGATCCCCATAAACCCTAGGAACCAAAGGCTGAAACCGAGCGTCAGGCCGGCGACCGCAATGCGTTTGGAGCGATGGAACAGGGCTTCCTCCTGACGCACCGCCTTGAGAAGCGATGCTGTGCCCGCCCAGCATAGTAACGCAACGGTCGCCTCGACCAAGATAATCGCGGCATACGCGGCATGGTGGAGGATCGGGGAGCGGATCGCACGCCATGCCTCTTTGCTGTTCGGGAAGACCGTGTCCATCATCAAGACGTGCTGGACGAAAATAAAATTCGATCCATAATCGTTGATGTTATTGAAGACAACCAAGGTTGTGTACAGGGCGACCGAAGCCACCAGGGCAATCTTGCTATAGCGGACAGCGATCATACAGATCCAGTTCTAACGAGGCCCCCTCAGACCGACGTCCTCCAATCATAAACTTGACTGATTTGCATCACATTTCATAATGCAACTCTAGGGGCGTCGCGATGAGGCTTGAATCGATGCCACGCCGGCTTCTACGGCCTTCGGTCGCCCCTTTATATTTGCTCTTGGCGGCCGTCTCAAACAGGGGGTTGCATTCTTCAGCGAGAATGCCGCCGATGACCGTGGTTTGACGAAAAGGCGTTCGTCGCACGACTCTTTCGCACGGATCTCGATTTGCTTCCAACCAAGGCGTTGCAAGTAAGGGATCGACGTCCCGTAGTAGACAGTGGGGATCCCCGCCCACTCGATGGCGCTTTGACACATGGGACAGGGTTCGGCCGTGGTATACAGGTCTACTTCGGCCCAATCGATCGAGGGATGGT from Pseudomonadota bacterium encodes:
- a CDS encoding DUF2165 domain-containing protein gives rise to the protein MAVRYSKIALVASVALYTTLVVFNNINDYGSNFIFVQHVLMMDTVFPNSKEAWRAIRSPILHHAAYAAIILVEATVALLCWAGTASLLKAVRQEEALFHRSKRIAVAGLTLGFSLWFLGFMGIGGEWFLMWQSERWNAQQAAFRIAALVGLVLLCLCIRDPE
- a CDS encoding nucleoside deaminase, which gives rise to MAKQVPELPFGAVIVRRATGVIVAEGHNRSSESPTFHGEIVVINRCATDHPSIDWAEVDLYTTAEPCPMCQSAIEWAGIPTVYYGTSIPYLQRLGWKQIEIRAKESCDERLFVKPRSSAAFSLKNATPCLRRPPRANIKGRPKAVEAGVASIQASSRRP